One stretch of Paenibacillus sp. AN1007 DNA includes these proteins:
- a CDS encoding ABC transporter ATP-binding protein, with the protein MEPLLKVNELSVSFYTGDSEFQAVRQVSFELRKGETLGIVGESGSGKSVTARSIMRLLASPPSQMKSGEILFKGVDLAGKSQKEMEHIRGRDIGMIFQDPMSSLNPTLKVGQQIAESLIKHQKLSKREAKKQAIAMMERVGIKQSAIRYNQYPHEFSGGMRQRVMIGIALACRPELLIADEPTTALDVTIQAQILNLMKDMQEQLDTSIILITHDLGVVAGMCDRVVVMKEGQIVETGTTEEIFASPKHPYTIRLLHALPRLDEKKKPKPIFQVSKELQDHQPLLEVRSLKQYFNLGKGNTLKAVNDISFHIRQGETLGVVGESGSGKSTTGRAILRLHEPTGGDVLFKGIPLQRLTPAEMKTMRRHMQIIFQDPYASLNPKMRIMDIIGEALDIHQLAGTARQREKRVEELLELVGLDPSHAQRYPHEFSGGQRQRIGIARALAVEPEFIVCDEPLSALDVSIQAQIVQLLEELQQRLGLTYLFIAHDLSMVKHISDRVAVMYSGKIVELAESEELYANPQHPYTRALLSAIPVPDPAVEKNKPRAMVTNQEKEAEGTSDRYNLEQSRWVEVKEGHWVALSG; encoded by the coding sequence ATGGAGCCTTTATTAAAAGTAAATGAGTTGTCCGTCTCTTTTTATACAGGAGACAGTGAATTTCAGGCAGTGAGGCAGGTCAGTTTCGAACTGCGGAAAGGCGAGACGCTTGGCATTGTAGGGGAATCGGGCAGCGGGAAAAGTGTGACTGCACGTTCCATTATGAGGCTTCTTGCCTCGCCTCCTTCGCAGATGAAATCGGGTGAGATTCTCTTTAAAGGGGTGGATCTTGCGGGCAAATCACAAAAAGAGATGGAGCATATTCGCGGAAGGGATATCGGCATGATCTTCCAAGACCCGATGAGTTCGCTTAATCCGACCCTTAAAGTTGGTCAACAAATCGCGGAGAGTCTGATTAAACATCAGAAACTGTCCAAAAGGGAAGCGAAGAAACAGGCCATCGCGATGATGGAACGGGTAGGCATCAAACAAAGCGCTATCCGTTACAATCAGTATCCACATGAATTTTCAGGAGGGATGCGGCAGCGGGTGATGATTGGTATCGCCCTTGCATGCCGACCGGAACTGCTGATTGCTGACGAACCGACAACGGCACTGGATGTAACGATTCAGGCTCAGATTCTGAATCTGATGAAGGATATGCAGGAGCAGCTGGATACGTCTATTATTCTCATTACGCATGACTTGGGCGTCGTAGCCGGCATGTGTGATCGGGTTGTCGTAATGAAAGAAGGACAGATCGTGGAGACAGGTACAACGGAGGAAATCTTCGCCAGCCCGAAACATCCGTATACGATTCGTCTGCTGCATGCACTGCCGCGCCTGGATGAGAAGAAGAAACCAAAACCGATATTCCAGGTGTCCAAAGAGCTGCAGGACCATCAGCCGCTCCTTGAGGTCAGATCCCTCAAACAATATTTTAATCTAGGCAAAGGCAATACGTTAAAAGCGGTGAATGATATCAGTTTTCATATTCGTCAGGGAGAGACCCTTGGTGTCGTAGGCGAGTCGGGCAGCGGGAAATCAACGACGGGACGGGCGATACTTCGTTTACATGAACCTACGGGTGGAGACGTGCTGTTTAAAGGCATTCCGCTGCAGCGGCTCACTCCTGCGGAGATGAAAACGATGCGAAGACATATGCAGATCATTTTCCAGGACCCGTATGCTTCATTGAACCCTAAAATGAGGATTATGGATATTATTGGCGAAGCTCTTGATATTCATCAGCTCGCCGGGACTGCAAGGCAGCGGGAAAAAAGGGTAGAGGAACTGCTGGAGCTGGTTGGTCTTGATCCTTCGCATGCACAGCGGTATCCGCATGAGTTCTCGGGTGGACAGCGTCAGCGGATTGGCATTGCAAGAGCGCTTGCGGTAGAACCGGAGTTTATTGTCTGCGACGAGCCGCTGTCTGCCCTGGATGTCTCCATTCAGGCGCAGATCGTACAGCTGCTTGAAGAACTCCAGCAGCGATTGGGCTTAACGTATTTGTTCATCGCACATGATCTGTCTATGGTTAAACATATCAGTGATCGGGTTGCTGTCATGTACAGCGGTAAAATCGTGGAGCTTGCCGAGAGTGAGGAACTGTACGCGAACCCGCAGCATCCCTATACGAGAGCGCTGCTTTCAGCGATTCCGGTTCCTGATCCGGCTGTTGAGAAGAATAAACCGCGTGCGATGGTGACGAACCAGGAGAAGGAAGCGGAAGGCACGAGTGACCGGTATAATCTGGAGCAGTCCAGATGGGTCGAAGTGAAGGAAGGACATTGGGTTGCCTTGTCCGGTTAA
- a CDS encoding LuxR C-terminal-related transcriptional regulator, producing the protein MSAHTSASRPYHYRAGVHSAAPANFHYLTQTGTDRLCKINHFLIQAFRRSISDIKEHLTGTFLFLLTDVNGVLLSLDYSLNLESEVKQSPIQPGLSFAAKSCGVNAISRTMEANEPVFLLPEQHESPFFQSWHCYAVPLYMGSQHFGYLDVSTINGDMQHELKAIAKLIPAYMQNSYQSQQAAKPEEQQHIEFTNRQLTILEMISRGWTVKAIALQLKIKECTVNHHKKVIFNKLGVQSSTEAVSMASRLSYL; encoded by the coding sequence ATGTCTGCCCATACATCGGCCTCACGGCCTTATCACTATCGTGCTGGAGTTCATTCGGCAGCGCCAGCGAACTTTCATTATTTAACGCAAACCGGAACCGATCGGCTGTGTAAAATCAATCATTTTCTGATTCAGGCATTCCGCCGCAGCATTTCGGATATTAAAGAGCATTTGACAGGAACCTTTCTATTCCTCCTGACAGACGTTAACGGCGTACTGCTGTCTCTGGACTACAGCCTTAACCTTGAATCCGAGGTGAAGCAATCCCCTATTCAGCCGGGACTCAGCTTCGCCGCCAAGAGCTGTGGCGTCAATGCCATCTCCCGAACGATGGAGGCCAACGAGCCTGTATTTCTGCTGCCGGAGCAGCATGAAAGCCCGTTTTTCCAAAGCTGGCACTGTTATGCCGTTCCTCTGTATATGGGGTCTCAGCACTTCGGCTATCTTGATGTATCTACGATTAATGGTGATATGCAGCATGAATTAAAGGCTATTGCCAAGCTGATCCCCGCATATATGCAGAACAGTTACCAGAGTCAGCAAGCGGCAAAACCAGAGGAACAGCAGCACATCGAATTCACAAACCGGCAGTTAACCATTCTGGAGATGATATCCCGAGGCTGGACGGTGAAGGCGATCGCACTGCAGTTAAAGATCAAGGAATGTACCGTCAATCATCATAAAAAAGTCATTTTCAACAAATTAGGTGTTCAGTCCAGCACAGAAGCTGTTTCAATGGCCAGCCGTTTGTCTTATTTATAG
- a CDS encoding suppressor of fused domain protein yields the protein MTQEENTSGWDAIDHAMQQLYGEQEPKHYGTAIPYMLGGPDPLDGISAYAVDTPMPHWHFVTYGFSELYDKESDDPSRSGYGFELTFRLTRCEDESEPPAWALNLLQNMGRYVFNSGNLFQPGDYLDANGPICLDSDTLLTALAFLEDPDLHELNSPNGSVQFIQMIGITCRELEMIQSWNTRGFLAACESYMPKYVTDLMRNSYADIPSVIQATERGIETDGSSTAFLFIQQLSWESPRKKLLQKNIPAKLQFGAKQTALLGSILRSRIAKKRSLSLIGPDVRIIIEPGNQPSLTETEQEVKLIVNQQAVDEITGQLRPQAGSFVVPSLDKLVIEVVPTQITDQEGNVIKTIG from the coding sequence ATGACTCAAGAAGAGAATACATCCGGCTGGGATGCCATAGATCATGCGATGCAGCAGTTGTATGGAGAACAGGAACCTAAACATTACGGTACAGCCATTCCGTATATGCTCGGCGGCCCGGACCCGCTGGACGGCATCAGCGCTTACGCTGTCGATACGCCTATGCCTCACTGGCACTTTGTTACGTACGGTTTCTCGGAATTGTATGACAAAGAATCTGATGATCCATCCAGAAGCGGATACGGTTTCGAGCTTACCTTTCGCCTGACCCGCTGTGAAGATGAATCGGAACCGCCGGCATGGGCGCTGAATTTGTTACAAAACATGGGCCGATATGTCTTTAACAGCGGTAATCTGTTTCAACCCGGAGATTATCTGGATGCGAACGGTCCTATTTGCCTGGACTCGGATACGCTGCTCACTGCGCTGGCTTTTCTAGAAGACCCGGATCTGCATGAACTAAACAGCCCTAATGGCTCCGTTCAGTTTATTCAGATGATCGGCATAACCTGTCGGGAACTGGAGATGATCCAGAGCTGGAATACTCGCGGTTTTCTAGCCGCCTGTGAGAGCTATATGCCCAAGTATGTAACCGATCTAATGAGAAATTCCTATGCTGATATCCCTTCGGTTATTCAGGCCACGGAGCGCGGCATTGAAACCGACGGTTCAAGCACTGCCTTTTTATTCATACAACAACTGAGCTGGGAGTCCCCGCGCAAAAAGCTGCTGCAGAAAAACATCCCTGCTAAGCTGCAGTTTGGTGCGAAACAGACAGCACTTCTGGGCAGCATTCTCCGCAGCCGAATCGCCAAGAAAAGAAGTTTATCCCTGATTGGACCGGATGTCCGTATCATCATTGAACCCGGGAATCAGCCGTCTCTGACGGAAACAGAGCAGGAGGTCAAGCTGATCGTGAATCAGCAGGCAGTTGACGAAATTACAGGACAGCTTCGTCCGCAGGCCGGTTCTTTTGTAGTTCCTTCTCTGGACAAGCTTGTTATTGAAGTTGTACCCACACAAATTACAGATCAAGAAGGCAATGTGATCAAAACGATCGGTTGA
- a CDS encoding MbcA/ParS/Xre antitoxin family protein produces the protein MSMQDTYLSEFKQEHWDSFVELFDEWYAQLPNDWKEEAQLKGIPDDISRVLLCEMKDSALKWINKKIPALGDKSPASYLETEQGANALRAAIMRMPR, from the coding sequence ATGAGTATGCAAGATACATATTTATCTGAATTTAAGCAGGAGCATTGGGATTCCTTCGTTGAACTGTTTGATGAATGGTATGCTCAATTGCCGAATGACTGGAAAGAAGAAGCACAATTAAAAGGAATTCCAGACGATATAAGCCGGGTACTCTTGTGTGAAATGAAAGACTCTGCGTTAAAGTGGATAAACAAAAAGATTCCAGCTTTAGGTGACAAAAGTCCTGCAAGTTATCTGGAAACGGAGCAGGGAGCCAATGCACTTCGGGCAGCAATCATGCGAATGCCGCGTTAG
- a CDS encoding glycoside hydrolase family 1 protein: MTTAKKGFPENFLWGGATAANQLEGAFDKDGKGLSTADMIAHVPKEKRTGGHAMEISSSRIEEILSGQIEERFPKRFGIDFYHRFREDIALFAEMGFKVFRLSIHWARIFPNGYDQEPNEAGLKFYDEVFDELHKYGIEPLVTLSHYETPLGLTQKYNGWASREVIGHYVRYAETVFNRYKNKVKYWLTFNEINVMVFSPYTGGGILIDKVDNKLQTTYQALHHQFVASAMVTKLAHEIIPGSQVGCMLARMETYPATCNPVDVRLAQHENQLNLFFTDMHARGKYPNYMARYFEENNIVIQKEAGDDEMLLNNTVDFISFSYYMSVTKSASADAAETSGNLTGGVKNPYLEASDWGWEIDPIGLRVTLNNFWDRYQKPLFIVENGLGAYDKVEEDGSIHDSYRVDYLKKHIEQMKEAIKDGVELIGFTAWGPIDLVSMSTSEMSKRYGFIYVDLDDEGNGTLARSKKDSFEWYKNVIASNGEHL, translated from the coding sequence ATGACCACGGCAAAAAAAGGATTCCCTGAAAACTTCTTGTGGGGCGGCGCTACTGCTGCAAACCAACTGGAAGGCGCATTTGATAAGGACGGTAAAGGTCTTTCCACAGCGGATATGATCGCTCATGTGCCAAAAGAAAAGCGTACAGGCGGACATGCCATGGAAATTTCCTCTTCCCGAATCGAAGAGATTCTTTCTGGCCAAATTGAAGAACGCTTCCCGAAACGTTTTGGTATTGATTTCTACCATCGTTTTAGAGAAGATATTGCATTGTTCGCTGAAATGGGCTTCAAAGTGTTCCGTTTGTCTATCCACTGGGCACGTATTTTCCCGAACGGTTACGATCAGGAGCCGAATGAAGCAGGTCTGAAATTCTACGATGAAGTATTTGATGAACTGCATAAATATGGCATCGAACCGCTCGTTACGCTGTCTCACTATGAGACTCCGCTTGGTTTGACGCAAAAATATAATGGCTGGGCCAGCCGTGAAGTGATTGGACACTATGTGCGTTATGCAGAGACAGTATTCAACCGTTATAAAAACAAAGTAAAATACTGGCTGACGTTCAACGAGATTAACGTGATGGTGTTCAGCCCGTACACTGGTGGCGGTATTCTGATTGATAAAGTGGACAATAAGCTGCAAACAACGTATCAAGCACTGCACCATCAATTTGTAGCAAGTGCTATGGTGACGAAGCTTGCACATGAGATTATTCCTGGCTCCCAAGTGGGCTGTATGCTTGCACGTATGGAAACATATCCGGCCACTTGTAATCCGGTTGATGTCCGTCTGGCTCAGCATGAGAACCAGCTTAACCTCTTCTTTACAGACATGCATGCTCGCGGTAAATACCCGAACTACATGGCGCGTTATTTCGAAGAGAATAATATCGTGATTCAAAAAGAAGCAGGCGATGACGAAATGCTGCTGAACAACACGGTAGATTTCATCTCGTTCAGTTACTACATGTCCGTAACCAAATCGGCTTCCGCCGATGCGGCTGAGACATCGGGCAACCTCACGGGCGGCGTGAAAAACCCTTATCTCGAAGCATCCGACTGGGGCTGGGAGATCGACCCGATCGGTCTGCGCGTAACGTTGAATAACTTCTGGGATCGTTATCAGAAGCCGCTCTTTATCGTAGAGAATGGTCTGGGTGCGTATGACAAAGTCGAAGAGGATGGTTCGATCCATGACTCTTATCGTGTGGATTATCTTAAAAAGCACATCGAGCAGATGAAGGAAGCGATCAAGGATGGTGTCGAACTGATCGGATTTACCGCATGGGGCCCGATTGACCTTGTAAGCATGTCCACGTCCGAGATGTCCAAACGTTACGGCTTCATCTATGTGGATCTTGATGATGAAGGTAACGGTACGCTGGCACGCTCCAAAAAAGATTCATTTGAATGGTACAAAAATGTGATTGCCAGCAATGGTGAGCATTTGTAA
- a CDS encoding S-layer homology domain-containing protein, with amino-acid sequence MKRWSKGIKNVSCMLALTLSLSVIWPGTTGAERAQVKHIQANTFVGDPGEMVESFDITVADVEKYKNLKASDFDVTGNYDGYPLNAAEEIVQNNYEDDGITLTMKDDTIHMAVKPFKYPGGMKSEFAVTSKTYPELSFDKKSVDQVKTRTVDEFEKAQFTASNGVKLSYNLKHSPSNEAKPLVVWLHGGGEVGTDGRNHLTANRGAVVWTESGYDTSVLAVQYPENYSFKIYNNAEQLPIMQDYFTAQYELIQKLVADGNVDPDRIYLAGVSSGGGGAFRFMIQYPDLFAGAIIAAAKDTVADYTGSVDAFKKELKGIVDVPIWIMHAKSDPTTDSRTSSLAYQALTEMGAKKVHLDLYDDAYMDSQRLYGGLKHWSWVPAFNNKEVIDSLFKLHKGTVEEQGTDEGASEHIVKPSEPVTRAQMAVVLADALQLPEVTGDYPYADQAPDWAAQAIAKVTKAGLMNGIGAQMFAPEKEVTRAQMAVITDHILASKKWKPSANSTLPAFKDTTSKHWAYTAVQNSVLAGVMTGMSKDQFGVTQPVTGEQLERMIAQLQELGAK; translated from the coding sequence TTGAAAAGATGGAGTAAAGGCATAAAAAATGTATCCTGTATGTTAGCACTAACGCTTAGTTTGAGTGTAATATGGCCTGGAACAACAGGTGCTGAGCGTGCACAAGTGAAACACATTCAGGCAAACACGTTTGTTGGGGATCCGGGAGAGATGGTTGAATCGTTCGACATCACCGTTGCAGACGTAGAAAAGTACAAGAATCTCAAGGCTTCCGATTTCGATGTTACAGGCAACTACGACGGTTATCCCTTGAATGCTGCTGAAGAGATTGTACAAAACAATTATGAAGACGACGGCATCACATTGACCATGAAGGACGATACCATTCACATGGCTGTGAAGCCTTTCAAATATCCGGGAGGAATGAAATCTGAGTTTGCTGTAACGAGCAAAACGTACCCGGAGCTTTCTTTTGATAAAAAAAGCGTAGACCAAGTGAAAACACGTACTGTGGACGAGTTTGAAAAAGCACAATTCACTGCGAGCAATGGCGTGAAACTGTCCTATAATCTGAAGCACAGTCCTTCCAACGAAGCTAAGCCGCTTGTGGTATGGCTTCACGGTGGCGGTGAGGTTGGAACAGACGGACGTAATCACCTGACCGCGAATCGCGGAGCGGTAGTCTGGACCGAATCGGGGTATGATACATCTGTACTTGCGGTACAGTACCCTGAGAATTACAGCTTCAAAATCTATAATAACGCAGAACAGCTGCCTATCATGCAGGATTATTTCACGGCCCAGTATGAGTTGATTCAGAAGCTCGTCGCAGATGGGAATGTAGACCCTGACCGGATCTATCTGGCGGGTGTATCCAGCGGCGGTGGCGGTGCTTTCCGCTTTATGATTCAGTATCCAGATTTGTTTGCTGGAGCGATCATCGCTGCAGCCAAAGATACCGTTGCGGATTATACAGGTTCCGTTGATGCGTTTAAGAAGGAACTCAAAGGTATTGTAGACGTACCGATCTGGATTATGCATGCCAAAAGCGACCCAACGACAGATAGTCGTACAAGCTCGCTCGCTTATCAGGCATTGACAGAAATGGGAGCGAAAAAGGTTCATTTGGATCTGTACGATGATGCATATATGGATAGTCAACGATTGTACGGAGGCTTGAAACATTGGTCATGGGTACCTGCTTTTAACAATAAAGAGGTAATCGACAGCCTGTTCAAACTCCACAAAGGAACAGTGGAAGAGCAGGGTACAGATGAGGGTGCGTCAGAGCATATTGTAAAGCCGTCTGAACCCGTAACTCGGGCACAAATGGCAGTCGTTCTCGCTGATGCTCTGCAGCTCCCCGAGGTGACGGGAGATTACCCTTATGCAGATCAGGCTCCGGATTGGGCCGCTCAAGCCATTGCGAAAGTGACTAAAGCGGGACTGATGAACGGAATCGGAGCCCAAATGTTTGCGCCGGAGAAGGAAGTAACCCGAGCACAAATGGCAGTTATCACTGATCATATTTTAGCAAGTAAAAAATGGAAGCCTTCGGCGAATTCCACCTTGCCCGCGTTCAAAGATACCACCAGCAAACACTGGGCGTACACAGCAGTTCAGAACAGTGTTCTTGCAGGTGTGATGACAGGGATGAGCAAAGATCAATTTGGTGTGACACAGCCTGTAACAGGTGAGCAGCTTGAACGAATGATAGCGCAGCTGCAGGAACTTGGAGCCAAATAG
- a CDS encoding glycoside hydrolase family 1 protein, translated as MNVTTPFPKDFLWGGAVAANQLEGAYNTDGKGLSVQDVMPGGIKTPRTEGPTEDNLKLIGIDFYNRYKEDVKLFAEMGFKVFRTSIAWSRIFPKGDELEPNEKGLQFYDDLFDECHRYGIEPLVTISHYETPLHLSKTYDGWVNRKMIEFYERYVTVLFNRFKGKVKYWLTFNEINSILEEPFMSGGIYTPKEELSKQDLYQAIHHELVASALAVKLGHEIMPEAKIGCMVLSMPTYPLTPNPDDVVAAMHAEQRNDIFADMHARGYYPKYINRYFKANNINIKFEDGDAEILKHTVDFISFSYYVSICETGDPEKRKEGKGNLFAGVPNPYLKASEWGWQIDPQGLRVTLNKYWDRYQKPLFIVENGLGAVDELITDENGNKTVNDDYRIQYLNDHLVQVGEALEDGVDVMGYTSWGCIDLVSASTAEMKKRYGFIYVDRNNDGSGTLERYKKKSFHWYKEVISTNGAALTNINAKS; from the coding sequence ATGAATGTGACAACACCATTTCCGAAAGACTTCCTCTGGGGCGGCGCAGTAGCGGCTAACCAGCTTGAAGGAGCATATAATACCGATGGCAAAGGTCTGTCTGTACAGGATGTGATGCCGGGTGGCATTAAAACACCTAGAACGGAAGGACCTACAGAAGATAACCTGAAACTGATCGGCATTGATTTTTATAACCGTTATAAAGAGGATGTTAAGCTGTTTGCCGAGATGGGATTCAAAGTGTTCCGTACATCCATCGCCTGGTCACGCATTTTCCCAAAAGGTGATGAGCTTGAGCCGAACGAGAAAGGGCTCCAGTTTTATGATGATCTATTCGACGAGTGTCATAGATACGGGATTGAACCGCTAGTAACGATCTCTCACTACGAGACGCCGCTGCATCTGTCCAAGACCTACGATGGCTGGGTGAACCGCAAAATGATTGAATTCTACGAGCGTTATGTTACAGTCCTGTTTAACCGTTTCAAAGGTAAAGTGAAGTACTGGCTGACGTTTAATGAAATTAACTCCATTCTGGAGGAGCCGTTCATGAGCGGAGGTATTTATACGCCAAAAGAAGAATTGTCCAAGCAGGATCTGTATCAAGCGATTCACCATGAACTTGTCGCAAGTGCTCTTGCGGTCAAATTGGGTCATGAGATCATGCCCGAAGCCAAAATTGGCTGCATGGTGCTGAGCATGCCAACTTATCCGCTTACGCCGAATCCGGATGATGTCGTTGCAGCGATGCATGCAGAGCAGCGCAATGATATTTTTGCCGATATGCACGCTCGCGGTTATTATCCGAAATACATCAATCGTTACTTCAAAGCGAATAACATCAACATCAAGTTTGAGGATGGAGACGCGGAGATTCTTAAACATACAGTAGACTTCATCTCATTCAGCTACTATGTAAGTATCTGTGAGACTGGTGACCCTGAGAAGCGCAAAGAAGGTAAAGGAAACCTGTTTGCAGGTGTACCTAACCCATACTTGAAAGCAAGTGAATGGGGCTGGCAGATTGATCCGCAGGGCCTGCGTGTAACCCTTAATAAATACTGGGACCGATATCAGAAACCGTTGTTTATTGTCGAAAATGGCTTAGGGGCTGTCGATGAATTGATCACTGATGAAAACGGCAATAAAACTGTCAACGATGACTACCGTATTCAATATCTTAACGACCATCTGGTTCAAGTTGGTGAAGCTCTTGAAGACGGCGTAGATGTAATGGGTTATACATCCTGGGGCTGTATTGACCTTGTGAGTGCTTCTACGGCCGAGATGAAGAAACGTTACGGGTTCATCTATGTAGATCGCAATAATGACGGTTCGGGCACACTGGAACGTTACAAGAAAAAGTCGTTCCACTGGTACAAAGAAGTGATTAGTACAAATGGTGCAGCACTTACAAATATTAACGCAAAATCCTGA
- the licT gene encoding BglG family transcription antiterminator LicT yields MKIEKVLNNNVVTVIDPGGNELVVMGRGIAFKKHTGESVDESLVEKIFSLESKEVSQKLKTLLSDIPVEYVECSDEIIRYAETVLGERLHESIYISLTDHIHFAIDRHRQGLQIRNALFWEIKRMYRKEYAIGLKALQIIEETLGVLLPEDECAFIAMHLVNAQMNGEMRETISITNIVKDILNIVRRSFVIELDEDSLSYYRFLTHLKFFAQRVLQGKAIEDKEEDNPLHDLVSKQYPEAHACAVKINDYTRKIYNRVLSKEEVLYLTIHIERVVRNEQPIE; encoded by the coding sequence ATGAAAATTGAGAAGGTACTGAACAACAACGTAGTTACTGTAATTGACCCGGGAGGTAACGAACTGGTCGTTATGGGGCGTGGAATTGCCTTCAAAAAGCATACAGGTGAATCAGTCGACGAGAGTCTCGTCGAAAAAATATTTTCGCTCGAAAGCAAGGAAGTATCCCAGAAATTGAAGACGCTTCTGTCGGATATTCCGGTTGAATATGTGGAGTGTTCGGATGAAATTATCCGTTACGCCGAGACGGTACTTGGTGAGAGGCTTCATGAAAGCATCTACATTTCACTAACCGATCATATTCATTTTGCCATTGACCGGCATCGTCAAGGATTACAGATTCGTAATGCGCTGTTTTGGGAGATCAAACGCATGTACCGCAAGGAATATGCGATCGGACTCAAGGCACTGCAGATTATCGAAGAGACACTGGGTGTTCTGCTTCCCGAGGACGAATGCGCATTCATCGCTATGCATCTGGTTAATGCCCAGATGAACGGTGAGATGAGAGAAACGATCAGTATTACAAATATCGTAAAAGATATTCTGAACATCGTTCGGCGCAGCTTTGTGATTGAACTCGACGAAGATTCACTGAGCTATTACAGGTTCCTCACCCATCTGAAATTCTTTGCGCAGCGTGTACTGCAGGGCAAGGCCATTGAGGACAAAGAAGAGGATAACCCGCTTCATGATCTGGTGAGCAAACAATATCCTGAAGCACATGCATGTGCAGTCAAGATTAACGATTATACACGTAAAATATATAATCGGGTCTTGTCCAAGGAAGAAGTTCTGTATCTCACCATCCATATTGAACGTGTTGTTCGAAATGAACAGCCAATTGAATAG